Proteins from a single region of Antechinus flavipes isolate AdamAnt ecotype Samford, QLD, Australia chromosome 2, AdamAnt_v2, whole genome shotgun sequence:
- the LOC127551460 gene encoding general transcription factor II-I repeat domain-containing protein 2-like: MMSRKRKIDSECRIFKEQWTYNYFFMQHKERAVCLICQNIVSVFKEYNLRRHYETQHKDKYDCLVGEVRKDKILKLKNTLTIHQNTFVKQKQKQKQVNISSLRASFQVAKLIARTGRPFVEGEFVKECLLSVAKEMCPEKADLFSTVSLSGPTITRRIKEMGDNLHQHLQNSLKKISYFSLALNEINDVRDSAQLLIFIRGANDYFEVIEELAALQSIKGATTGEDIYEKVCQTMNGLELDWAKLVSVTTDGAPSMVGSKKGVITCINQEMDKHNHSHPIAIHGLIHQQALCSKSLKWDSVMKIVVSCVNFMRANALNHRQFQQFLSELNVEYGDVHTEVHWLSRGRVLKRFYDLLPQITTFLLSKNKEVPELSDAEWKWHLAFLTDVTELLNNFNMQLQEKGKLICDMQSHVKAFEVKLGLLIKQVKEENFCHLPTTQNLLAEKPLIAFPNKTCVDSLEKLRNELQFRFKELHLHEQDMQLFRNPFSVDIENVDTIYQMELAELQNCDSLKDAFKSSSLHNFYASLPSETYPHLRNHALKMTTIFGSTYFCEQTFSRMKHLKSPTRSRLTDAHLHHLLRLAVTNMEPDIDHLISQKQAHSSH, encoded by the coding sequence atgatgtcaagaaaaagaaaaattgactcggagtgtaggatattcaaagaacagtggacttataattactttttcatgcagcacaaggaaagagctgtatgtctgatatgccagaatattgtgtctgtgttcaaagaatataatttgcgtcgacactatgaaactcaacataaagataaatatgattgtttggttggagaagtgagaaaagataaaatattaaaactgaaaaatacattgacaattcatcaaaatacttttgtgaagcagaagcagaagcagaagcaggtaaatatttcatcactgcgagcaagttttcaagttgccaaacTAATAGcacgcactggcagaccattcgtggagggagaatttgttaaagaatgccttctttctgttgccaaagagatgtgtccagagaaggccgatttatttagtacagtgagtctttcaggccctacaattacacggaggattaaagaaatgggagacaatctgcatcagcatttgcaaaactccttaaaaaaaatttcatatttttccttggcactcaacGAAATcaatgatgttcgtgattctgcacaacttctaatttttattcgtggggctaatgattattttgaagtcatagaagagcttgctgcactgcaaagcatcaaaggagcaactacaggagaggatatctatgaaaaggtttgccaaactatgaatggtttggagctggactgggctaaactagtcagtgtgacaactgatggtgcgcCTAGCATGGTGGgatctaagaaaggagtaattacttgcattaaccaagagatggacaaacataaccattctcatccaatagccatacacggcctcatccaccaacaagcactgtgtagtaaatcactgaagtgggactctgttatgaaaattgtggtatcttgtgttaacttcatgagagctaatgcactaaatcacagacaatttcagcaATTTCTGTCTGAACTTAATGTTGAATATGGAGATgttcacacagaagtccattggctgagtcgagggagagttttgaaacgtttctatgacttacttccacagattacaacttttctgctttcaaaaaacaaagaagtaccagagctcagtgatgcagaatggaaatggcacctcgcctttctgacagatgtaacagagctactcaacaatttcaatatgcaacttcaagaaaaggggaagctcatctgtgatatgcaatcacatgtcaaagcatttgaagtaaaattaggcctcctcatcaaacaagtgaaggaggaaaacttctgccatctccccacaactcaaaatctgttagcggaaaaaccactgattgcattcccaaacaaaacatgtgtggattcttTGGAAAAATTGCGAAATGAGTTGCagtttagatttaaagagcttcatctccatgaacaggataTGCAGCTTTTCCGTAACCCATTTTCtgttgacattgaaaatgtggatacaatttaccaaatggaattggctgaactgcagaattgtgactctctgaaagacgcattcaagtcaagcagccttcataatttctatgcatctctcccctctgagacatatcctcatctcaggaatcATGCACTCAAAATgacaaccatctttggcagcacttatttCTGTGAACAGAccttttctagaatgaaacatttgaaatctccaaccagatcaagactaacggatgcacacttgcatcacttgttacgactagctgtgacaaatatggaaccagacattgaccatctcattagtcaaaagcaggcccatagttcccattga